Genomic DNA from Corylus avellana chromosome ca4, CavTom2PMs-1.0:
ttttcatatgcACGCGGAGAAACCACAGTAATTTCTTGAGCTTAATTAGCGCAGTATTGCAAACCAGAAATTAAGCATACACATAATAAAAGgaagaactatatatattatagaatGAGGCTTCTAGCTGCTGGAGGCAGTCGCTTCTTTACATTAGAGAAACTAGGATATGCTCATGGGCCAATAGCTAGAGCTTGTCTCACTTAATTAAGCTAATGGCATATGATTTTCTGGATGCACAGTATGAGTTGGCAACTCAACTGCTCTTATTTATAGCAcgcatatatataattaattttatcattttcatataaattGATCAGTTTGGATGGACAGGTGGTGGGGGCTTGTAGGGCGGCTTGTAGTAGGGTGGCTTGTAGTGTGGGGGCTTCTTTCTGGGGGATATCGGTGGATTCTTATATGGTAGCGGCGGCGGCAGAGGAAACACCTTTCGTGGTGGCTTCACCGGCTTGTATGGGATTTCGACATTTTCCACCGGAGGGTGTCCTGGGTAGTGTCCATAAGGTGGTACTGGTGGCTTCTTTTTATAAGGCGGTGGTCGTACCACTATAGGAGGTTTGTAAGTTGGTGGCTTCTTAAGTGGAGGAGGCTTGTGCACTGGTGGTGGATACTTAAATGGAGGACGGCTGTACACCGGTGGTGGCTTCACGAGTGGAGGGGACTTGTAAATGGGAGCAGGTGGCTTATGCTCATGTTTGGGAGGTTTGTAGTAATCAGCAAGAGCTGAGGTGGCGAGAGCCACCAGGCCAAGGAGCAAGTAGAGTGGCAAGTATATTGCAGAAGACATTTTTTGATGGCGCAATTCAAAATAGCAAGAATGGACACCTTTTTATACTGGTTTGATGCCTTAATACGCTGTATACGTGTCAAAAGATGGCTCATTTTGTTCCACACAGTAGAAGAAACCAAAGTAAGAGGTTCACACTTCACATCTCCTCCTAGTACGATTCATTAATGAGTTAGGTATTGCTTGGTTTCATTGAGCCGTAATGTTGGAAAATTGGTGCCAATAATATTGTTTGATCCGATGGAGGTTTGCTCCTTAGAAAAGTACAAGGATTGATCAAATGAATGGTTTCCCTTTAAAGTCGAAGGAGGAAAgcggaaaaaaagaaagaaagtagccAATATTGGAAACTTTACTCAAAGGACAAATTTTGGCATGTGCTTGGACCATTTAAAGGCATTATGCATGGAAAAGAGAGTAGGGGACCAGGGGAAATTGAAATGCCGCATGGGACTCATTCGGTAtgcatcaacatatatattggCAAATTTGTGGAGAATTTTCTCTATCACATCGTTTTATAGTAGCTTTAATCATCAGAATAACTGTTAAACTCGTTATAAGGTATCCGGCCAATAGAAAAAAGGCAGATTGGCATTTTTTTAGGGTAATTAATATGCAAATTGGTTGCTTCAAAAGATCAAATATAAAGGAATTCCAAACAAATATAAGAGAGattcaaaataaacaaaaatgagGCTTCCTCTACCATTATCCTAACCTCACTAATTATcgtttaaaacataaaaaaacataacttgtaatttattttttcaatgcctagcatatattaatttatttagttgtCCTCAACGAGtcttcatattttgaaattgctatatatataataatcatTCATCCACTCATCATTTGGGCTAGCTTAATTATTAGAATGGTAGCAAAAAAATGAGAATCTATTTGCAGATTTGTTAAACCAACCTTGACATGAGTTCATTTCCAACTTGATTGAGACTAATTAATAGAATTATTGTTCTCCAAAATCTTAACCTTAGTATAATTGATACAATTAATATATTCAAAGAACAATCATATATAGGAAAAGTAACGTACTTAAAAGACCACTATCAGTACGTCacttttgattatttgaaaacAGACAGTTTACGAAAACACATTTTATAATTCCAAATGCACTTTGCTTTAATAGTtacattttataaatttttgggaaaacttcactttggccccaTAAACTTCCACTTATTTCGACAAGCCCTCCTAAACttttaaaactctcactttggacccctaaacttttaatttctatcactttggacctatctgttagttttcaacgttaaactcaaacggaatgaatttttatgcccattataccctcaatcggaaactacaccgttttgggccccaaaactacagcacccaccccAGCCTAAAACAACActgttttgggcattaaaattattattattattattattattattattatttaaaaaaaggcaaaatgttaatttttttttttaaaaaaagaaaaaccggGGTGGcaggaccaccccatttttggccaagggggtggttgaaccacctcAATGGCCAAGGGgatggtccggccacccccaaaaggccaaaaaaaaaaggggggaatgagtttttgggcttttgggggtggccgaaccacccccaagggcctagGCCACCCCCTTCGGCCAGTATGGgtgtggccgaaaccaccccaggcccttgggggtggtccggccacccccaaaacccattttgtctttttttttttttttgggatgacCAGACCACCCGTTTGCCATGGTGATGGCTCTAGCCACctcgatttttttatttgtttttatttgcctttttttttaaaaaaaaaaataataataaaaaaaaaaattagatgcccaaaacggtgtcgttttgggctggagTGGGTTCTGTAGTTTTGGGTATTTTCGAAATTTCAAGTGAACTAtgtgagggtataatgggcataaaaatacaaactgtttgagtttaacgttgaaaactaacagaggggtcctaagtgagagcaaatcaaagttcAGAGGTCCAAAGTGAGTattttgaaagttcaaggagGATTTGTCAAAATGgatgaaagttcagggggcaaagtgaagttttccctaaactttttttttttgttcgaaGTTTGATTAATTCCTGATTGGTGAAATGATATCTATAGAAATTAGCAATCATTCTTCAAGACTATTATAGAGTGGCAAATatgcagaaaacatttttttatggCGAAAAATAACTAGACTGGACACCTTTTTATACTGGTTTGATGAGGGCCTGCTCAATAAATTTTGAGCGCGATGGGTAATTAAGagcacttatatatatatttttttaaaaaaaaaatttgaatgaagACTAATCTTATTCAAATAATTCTGAAAAAACAAATAGACATATAGAGTCAAAGACTCTAAAACATCAAAGAGCATAGGACTCTAAACAATAAGAGTAGATTGCTCTAAAATAACAATATCATGGATAAATTCTGGGATTTCATCCATCCAAATTCTAGAGACACCACCACTCTTAGCTACCTTTGCCAACCGTGCACCGCTTCATTAGCTTCTCTTCTTACATGGTCCACTTTCCAGCTTTTGAAGCCTAGCAAAATAGTTTGGATATCTTCATGAATTTGGCCATAACTGCACCATGGGGATCCCCTATTAATTGCTTGGACTACAATTTTTGAATCCCCTCCagataaatattttgtaagcccAAATCACGACAAAACTTCAAAGCACATCGAGCTCCCATAGCCTCCCCAACCGTGGGATCTGGACAACCCTCTAAGAATTGGCATGAGGCTGCACACCTGCCCCATAAAGTCCCTGACAATAACACCTACGCCCATTCTATTTGAACCCACTTTCACAGCCACGTCCCAATATAAGAGCACTTATATTGGGCTCAATTGCTGGTCAAAATAGCTAAAAGTTTATTTTgagcaaaaaattatttaaaaaaaaaaaaaactcaacatcTTATTAGCAAAAGTAGTTAAGGATTTGCTAAGTATGGTAGCTAATTACAATGCATactttatattaataaaaaaaattaatttgattctCGCTTATGTGGGAATAGTgaaaatggataaagaaataatattttaaattaaatagtgtaagtaaatagttaaaatagaaaaaaacaaaaaacaaaaaaaagtgttcttttattaaatatttgctAAGCCGGATGCAAATGCTCTAAATTTCTATATCCAAGTTTTTATAACATCTCActttcaattgataatgtggtaatcatttcatctttcttttgacattgttgatcttaaATAGGATTTTAAGAACTGCTTGAAAGAATTagacttgaagaaaaaaataaagagaaaattgaaatttatAAAGAGTGATTTGTAACATAATGGAACATGATGTCAAAAAATGTAGGACGTTGAAGAGTACTTATCtacgttgttgttgttgttgtttttttttttttttttttggggacatTGAAGAGTTATCTACGacgttgtttttgtttttttgttttttgttttttgtttttttttttttttgtactgaGAGTTATctctatatttaattatatatgttttgcaAAATGCAAACAATCgaaatttatgtattttgaaGGTTTTCCATATTCTTTTCGGCATGTAATTGAGATTAACGTTAGAGCGCATTGGAGACAATGATTTTTCATGTTCTAGTAacaatttaattgaaattgatgGTTCCACATTGTAGAAAGTTATGCATGTTGGATTTTTACGAATGTGAAAATGGAAAAGTAAATAAGTGAACATTCCAAGAATTTTTATACGTTGAAAAATTTATGATGTTGGGGACcttaattattaactttcatgGAAAGTCTATTCTCTATGAACTTCAATTGTACACTTAGAAATGGAATGATTACATGTTTGGATCTAAGGAATAGGATTCCTTCCAGTCTATTTTGGACTgaagaatattcaattaatgGTCATGATCTCTTAAagagatcctaaggccataaataggacatctgtcccattaataaaaaaaaggggttaaatactaaatacccatggggttttgttgctttattttttctcccctaggggtttgatttttatcacatgaggtccctgtagttttgataatagaccaaattaattctctgtcagttgaccgttagttgacttagcAGAAATTcacatggaccaatcaaatgtt
This window encodes:
- the LOC132178278 gene encoding repetitive proline-rich cell wall protein 1-like; its protein translation is MSSAIYLPLYLLLGLVALATSALADYYKPPKHEHKPPAPIYKSPPLVKPPPVYSRPPFKYPPPVHKPPPLKKPPTYKPPIVVRPPPYKKKPPVPPYGHYPGHPPVENVEIPYKPVKPPRKVFPLPPPLPYKNPPISPRKKPPHYKPPYYKPPYKPPPPVHPN